The following proteins come from a genomic window of Mycobacterium sp. DL:
- a CDS encoding endonuclease/exonuclease/phosphatase family protein: protein MGQTVITTRIATLNIRHGGTRSAEALSTRLLGYDADLLVITEFRTNDAGTRLISRLEVAGYSIAHPNTEPRQNTVLIASRDAITQRRPLLSEGLDTRHLWCADVNGLLVCGVYMPQNTVKLPYWETLIAQARLSGIDLLIGDFNTGNNDLDKDLKGSKFIGPEMPGRLIDSGYTDLWRSLHPRQREYSWYSCPGNNGFRLDYIFAAPELTRQAFTCEFDHAPRLAGETDHSALVASLGWPRTETDQEY, encoded by the coding sequence ATAGGACAAACCGTAATCACCACCCGGATAGCGACTCTCAACATTCGCCATGGCGGAACCCGATCCGCTGAGGCCCTCTCGACCCGACTCCTCGGGTACGACGCCGACCTCCTTGTGATCACCGAGTTCCGCACCAACGACGCCGGCACACGGCTTATAAGCCGTCTAGAGGTCGCGGGCTATTCCATCGCCCACCCGAACACCGAACCCCGTCAGAACACCGTCCTCATCGCATCCCGAGATGCGATCACCCAAAGGCGGCCCCTTCTCAGCGAGGGGCTCGACACGCGGCATCTGTGGTGCGCAGACGTCAATGGGCTTCTGGTGTGCGGTGTCTACATGCCTCAGAACACTGTCAAGCTTCCCTACTGGGAAACGCTGATCGCGCAGGCTCGCCTCAGCGGGATCGACCTGCTGATTGGTGATTTCAACACTGGCAACAACGATCTCGACAAGGACCTGAAGGGATCCAAGTTCATCGGTCCGGAAATGCCTGGGCGACTTATAGACTCGGGATACACCGACCTGTGGAGATCGCTACATCCCAGGCAGCGTGAGTACTCTTGGTACAGCTGCCCAGGCAACAATGGCTTCCGTCTCGACTACATCTTCGCCGCCCCCGAGCTCACGCGGCAGGCGTTCACATGCGAGTTCGACCACGCTCCAAGGCTCGCTGGAGAAACCGATCACTCCGCGCTAGTGGCGTCACTGGGTTGGCCCCGAACCGAGACGGACCAAGAATACTGA
- a CDS encoding DeoR/GlpR family DNA-binding transcription regulator — protein sequence MYPEERQQAIASLVMERGRASVTELAQAYDVTTETVRRDLAVLDKAGIVRRVHGGAVPVRALHLVEPGVGERDITRPEHKDLIAAAAAEFFPLSGATVLLDAGTTTMRVAAHLPTDRPLVVVTNSVPIAARLATVPSVSLQLLGGRVRGLTQAAVGEQTLRVLDTLRVDIAFIGTNAISVRHGLSTPDSEEAAVKRAMVAAANYVVVAADSSKVGREDFVSFAPITSVDTLITDPEISAADSAELSDQGVEVICAGGQS from the coding sequence ATGTACCCCGAAGAGCGGCAGCAAGCCATCGCCTCGCTGGTGATGGAGCGGGGCCGGGCATCGGTGACCGAGCTGGCTCAGGCGTACGACGTCACCACCGAGACGGTGCGACGTGACCTCGCCGTCCTGGACAAGGCGGGGATCGTGCGCCGGGTCCACGGCGGCGCCGTCCCGGTCCGGGCGCTGCACCTCGTCGAACCCGGGGTTGGCGAACGCGACATCACCCGCCCCGAACACAAGGACCTGATCGCAGCGGCCGCGGCGGAGTTCTTCCCGCTCAGTGGAGCGACCGTGCTTCTCGACGCCGGCACCACCACCATGCGGGTCGCCGCGCACCTGCCGACGGATCGCCCGCTCGTCGTCGTCACCAACTCCGTGCCGATCGCGGCCAGGCTCGCCACCGTCCCGTCGGTGTCGCTGCAACTTCTCGGCGGCCGGGTGCGCGGACTCACCCAGGCCGCGGTCGGGGAGCAGACGCTGCGGGTGCTGGACACCTTGCGGGTGGACATCGCCTTCATCGGGACCAACGCCATCAGCGTGCGCCACGGCCTGTCCACCCCCGACAGCGAGGAGGCTGCGGTCAAGCGCGCGATGGTGGCAGCAGCCAACTACGTCGTCGTCGCGGCGGACTCCTCCAAGGTCGGCCGCGAGGATTTTGTCAGCTTCGCACCCATCACCAGTGTCGACACCCTCATCACCGACCCCGAGATCAGCGCGGCCGACAGCGCCGAACTGAGCGACCAGGGAGTCGAAGTCATCTGCGCAGGAGGCCAATCGTGA
- a CDS encoding putative PEP-binding protein — protein sequence MTASSSLTSPAADLGTVLQGVPVVTGVQYGPVIRPGKLPDVDREATADVAESERPAEGERFTAAAAAVATRLRDRAAHSSGVASEVLAATATLAQDRAWLGAAEKRIKEGAPAVRAVVGAVDQFVDMFTKMGGLMAERVTDLRDIRDRVIAELNGLPEPGVPVPDVPSILCAEDLAPADTAGLDPTLVIALATTLGGPTSHTAIIARQLGIPCVVAVSGLDDVPAGAMVLVDGTVGTVTVGPDETAAREAVADAERAAAEAAGWAGPGATADGHAVAVLANVQDGAAARSARETPAEGVGLFRTELCFLNTDAEPTVDEQAAIYAEVLDAFAGLKVVIRTLDAGSDKPLKFAGHPDEANPALGVRGIRIAEGNPGLLTHQLEGIAAAAERTGNQPWVMAPMIATPQEAERFATQARSYGLTPGVMIEVPAAALLAERILEHVDFLSIGTNDLAQYTMAADRMSAELATLTDPWQPAVVQLVAITARAGAAAGKPVGVCGEAAADPLLACVLTGLGVTSLSAAAAAVQGVGAKLAQVTLAQCKEAAEAVLTTASAADARAAARAVLG from the coding sequence ATGACCGCGTCTTCTTCGCTCACATCACCGGCCGCAGATCTGGGCACCGTACTGCAGGGTGTGCCGGTGGTCACCGGGGTTCAGTACGGACCGGTGATCCGTCCCGGCAAGCTGCCCGACGTCGACCGCGAGGCGACCGCTGACGTCGCCGAATCCGAACGTCCCGCCGAAGGCGAGCGCTTCACCGCGGCGGCGGCGGCCGTCGCCACCCGCCTGCGGGACCGCGCTGCGCACTCCAGTGGTGTCGCGTCCGAGGTGCTCGCCGCGACGGCCACCCTGGCGCAAGACCGCGCCTGGCTCGGCGCCGCGGAGAAGCGCATCAAAGAAGGTGCTCCCGCGGTTCGTGCCGTGGTCGGGGCGGTCGACCAGTTCGTCGACATGTTCACCAAGATGGGTGGGCTGATGGCCGAGCGGGTCACCGACCTGCGCGACATCCGCGACCGCGTCATCGCCGAACTCAACGGACTTCCCGAACCCGGCGTCCCGGTGCCCGACGTGCCGTCGATCCTGTGCGCCGAGGATCTGGCACCGGCCGACACCGCCGGCCTCGATCCCACGCTGGTCATCGCGTTGGCCACCACACTCGGCGGCCCGACCAGCCACACCGCGATCATCGCGCGCCAGTTGGGGATCCCGTGCGTGGTCGCCGTCTCCGGACTCGACGACGTTCCCGCTGGGGCGATGGTGCTCGTTGACGGCACCGTGGGCACCGTCACCGTCGGCCCGGACGAAACAGCGGCCCGCGAAGCCGTCGCCGACGCCGAGCGCGCCGCAGCGGAAGCCGCGGGGTGGGCCGGCCCGGGCGCGACCGCGGACGGTCACGCCGTCGCCGTGCTTGCCAATGTGCAAGATGGTGCGGCGGCGCGCTCAGCCCGGGAAACCCCGGCCGAGGGCGTCGGCCTGTTCCGCACCGAACTGTGCTTCCTCAACACCGATGCCGAACCGACGGTCGACGAGCAGGCCGCGATCTACGCCGAGGTGCTCGACGCGTTCGCCGGCCTCAAGGTCGTCATCCGCACGCTCGACGCCGGCTCGGACAAGCCGCTCAAGTTCGCCGGACATCCCGACGAGGCCAACCCCGCGCTGGGTGTTCGGGGCATCCGCATCGCCGAGGGCAACCCGGGGCTGCTGACCCATCAACTCGAGGGCATCGCCGCCGCGGCGGAGCGCACCGGCAACCAGCCCTGGGTGATGGCGCCGATGATCGCCACCCCGCAGGAGGCGGAACGCTTTGCCACGCAGGCACGTTCGTACGGCCTGACACCCGGGGTGATGATCGAGGTGCCGGCGGCCGCGCTGCTGGCCGAGCGGATCCTCGAGCACGTCGACTTCCTGTCGATCGGCACCAACGACCTGGCCCAGTACACGATGGCCGCCGACCGGATGTCGGCCGAGCTCGCGACGCTGACCGACCCCTGGCAGCCCGCGGTGGTGCAGCTTGTTGCGATCACTGCCCGCGCCGGCGCCGCGGCGGGCAAGCCCGTGGGCGTCTGCGGCGAGGCCGCGGCCGATCCGCTGCTGGCGTGTGTGCTCACCGGCCTGGGCGTGACGTCGCTGTCGGCGGCGGCTGCCGCTGTGCAGGGTGTCGGGGCGAAGCTGGCGCAGGTCACCTTGGCGCAGTGCAAGGAAGCGGCCGAAGCGGTGCTGACGACGGCGAGCGCCGCGGACGCACGCGCGGCCGCTCGGGCTGTGCTGGGCTGA
- the mycP gene encoding type VII secretion-associated serine protease mycosin, which yields MRRLGALISALILVLLTAPPVAAIEPPVIDPAAVPPDETGPDQPMEQRRICAAPTVFPNSNFADRPWANDYLRLADAQKFATGAGVTVAVIDTGVNGSPRVPAEPGGDFVDQAGNGMSDCDAHGTLTAAVIAGRPAPTDAFIGVAPDARILSLRQTSDSFQPVGARNDPNDPNATQTAGSLRSLARAIVHAANIGAQVINISEAACYKVTRPINENVVGAAINYAVNVKGAVIVVAAGNSGGDCTQNPPPDAAIPADPRGWQQVQNIVSPAWYSPLVLTVGSIAPNGQPSGFSLQGPWVGAAAPGENLVALGYDGNPVNALQGEDGPIPISGTSFSAAYVSGLAALLKQRFPELTPAQLMNRITATARHPGGGVDNVVGAGVIDPVAALTWDVPPGPENIPYEVKEISAPVYIPPPDRTPITAVVVVGVSVAALLGIGALARRALRRR from the coding sequence GTGCGCCGTCTTGGTGCGCTGATCTCAGCGCTGATCCTGGTGCTCCTGACTGCTCCACCGGTTGCGGCGATCGAACCCCCGGTCATCGATCCTGCCGCCGTCCCGCCGGATGAAACCGGGCCGGACCAGCCCATGGAGCAGCGCCGCATTTGCGCTGCGCCGACGGTGTTCCCGAACTCGAACTTCGCCGACCGGCCGTGGGCCAACGACTACCTCCGGCTGGCCGACGCGCAGAAGTTTGCCACCGGTGCCGGGGTCACGGTCGCCGTCATCGACACAGGGGTGAACGGGTCCCCGCGGGTCCCCGCCGAACCCGGCGGTGACTTCGTCGACCAGGCCGGTAACGGGATGTCGGACTGCGACGCGCACGGCACCCTGACCGCGGCCGTCATCGCAGGCCGACCTGCCCCGACCGACGCCTTCATCGGGGTCGCCCCGGATGCCCGGATCCTGTCGCTGCGCCAGACGTCCGACAGCTTCCAACCGGTGGGTGCGCGCAACGATCCGAATGATCCCAACGCCACCCAGACCGCGGGCTCACTGCGCAGCCTGGCCCGCGCGATCGTGCACGCGGCCAACATCGGCGCCCAGGTCATCAACATCAGCGAGGCCGCCTGCTACAAGGTCACCCGACCGATCAATGAGAACGTTGTCGGGGCCGCGATCAACTACGCCGTCAACGTCAAAGGCGCGGTCATCGTCGTCGCCGCCGGCAACTCCGGCGGCGACTGCACCCAGAATCCGCCGCCGGACGCCGCGATACCCGCCGATCCGCGCGGCTGGCAGCAGGTGCAGAACATCGTCTCGCCGGCCTGGTACTCGCCGCTGGTGCTCACCGTCGGCAGCATCGCGCCCAACGGCCAGCCCAGCGGGTTCTCCCTGCAGGGCCCCTGGGTCGGGGCGGCCGCTCCAGGCGAGAACCTGGTGGCGCTCGGCTACGACGGCAACCCGGTCAACGCGCTGCAGGGCGAGGACGGCCCGATCCCGATCAGCGGCACCTCGTTTTCCGCGGCCTACGTGTCGGGTCTCGCCGCGCTGCTCAAACAGCGTTTCCCGGAGCTGACACCAGCGCAGTTGATGAACCGGATCACCGCCACCGCGCGGCATCCGGGCGGCGGCGTGGACAACGTCGTCGGCGCCGGCGTCATCGATCCGGTCGCTGCGCTGACATGGGATGTTCCGCCTGGGCCTGAGAACATCCCGTACGAGGTGAAGGAGATCTCCGCGCCGGTGTACATCCCGCCGCCGGACCGCACCCCGATCACCGCGGTCGTCGTCGTCGGTGTCAGCGTCGCAGCCCTGCTGGGCATCGGTGCGCTGGCCAGACGGGCTCTGAGACGGCGATGA
- a CDS encoding serine/threonine-protein kinase, translating into MDITDIADYQVIRQLGAGGMGQVFLVQHPRLPRQDALKLLDAGVSRNDDFKARFQREADLLAQLSHPNIVTLHDRGEFEGRLWITMEFIDGTDAAALLRTDGPLDPDLAIYLIAGAGAALDHAWRKQRITHRDVKPANILVGIERAAEGPVIESVKLADFGIAKAAGESTSLTSTGMTVGTMQYISPEAIEGEAVDNRSDIYSLGCTAFHLLTGQPPFAATSIASAMSAHLTRPVPLISKLVPHLTPAMDATFQRALAKDPTHRYQSCAEFVAALQKAAGPDLHHPAGAQTMAAAAWPIRDAVDPDAPTMLKTDESRTASAPRARSRTAVGLAAGVAFLAIAAGSLATYLLMGDSDTSTAPPESSTAVMTPPAPAPTPAPTTPPTTVTTTTTTATAALPAYPPPNTGCTGTVTAHYDYEHPQLGPMRLFLFIGENRVRMDSGCVSAVMPSGSSLPPTPLDAGLGLGFADPAIDATGNLFIEFRSMSAHAPPQVLVLVPNAYGFREIGQDLINIELVGPGADGRYALLHSMNDCTPSCAEGTWTEETLTWDGSSYVA; encoded by the coding sequence GTGGACATCACCGACATCGCTGACTACCAGGTGATCCGGCAGCTAGGCGCTGGCGGTATGGGCCAGGTGTTCCTGGTCCAGCATCCTCGCCTGCCTCGCCAGGATGCACTGAAGCTGCTCGACGCCGGGGTTTCGAGGAATGACGATTTCAAGGCGCGGTTCCAGCGCGAAGCCGACCTACTCGCACAGCTCTCGCATCCCAACATCGTCACGCTGCACGATCGCGGCGAGTTCGAAGGCCGGCTGTGGATCACGATGGAGTTCATCGACGGCACTGATGCCGCCGCGTTGCTCAGGACTGACGGTCCGCTCGACCCGGACCTCGCCATTTATCTCATCGCCGGAGCAGGCGCAGCACTCGACCATGCGTGGCGCAAGCAGCGCATCACCCACCGCGACGTAAAGCCCGCCAACATACTCGTCGGCATCGAACGTGCCGCGGAGGGTCCCGTGATCGAGTCGGTAAAGCTCGCAGACTTCGGCATCGCCAAGGCTGCTGGCGAGTCAACCTCTCTTACCTCCACCGGGATGACCGTCGGAACGATGCAGTACATCAGCCCGGAGGCCATCGAAGGCGAGGCGGTCGACAACCGCTCGGACATCTACTCCTTGGGTTGCACCGCGTTCCACCTGCTCACTGGCCAACCGCCCTTCGCGGCAACCTCAATCGCCTCGGCCATGTCGGCGCACCTGACCAGACCAGTGCCACTAATCAGCAAGCTTGTGCCACATCTGACCCCAGCGATGGACGCAACCTTCCAGCGAGCGCTGGCGAAGGACCCGACTCACCGGTACCAGTCCTGCGCCGAGTTCGTCGCCGCATTGCAGAAGGCGGCAGGCCCTGACCTACACCATCCAGCAGGCGCCCAGACAATGGCGGCCGCAGCATGGCCCATCCGCGATGCGGTGGATCCTGACGCGCCGACAATGCTGAAAACCGACGAAAGCAGGACCGCGTCGGCCCCCAGGGCGCGTTCCCGAACCGCCGTAGGCCTAGCGGCCGGCGTCGCATTTCTCGCAATCGCGGCGGGTTCGCTGGCCACCTACCTGCTGATGGGCGACTCCGACACGTCCACAGCTCCGCCGGAAAGCTCCACTGCGGTGATGACACCGCCAGCCCCGGCCCCGACTCCGGCACCAACAACACCGCCCACGACTGTCACGACAACGACGACCACGGCTACAGCGGCTCTTCCGGCGTACCCGCCACCAAACACGGGCTGCACTGGCACCGTCACCGCGCACTACGACTACGAGCACCCCCAACTTGGGCCAATGCGCCTCTTTCTGTTTATTGGCGAGAACAGAGTCAGGATGGACTCGGGGTGCGTTTCGGCGGTTATGCCGTCAGGGAGTTCGCTCCCTCCGACGCCTCTCGATGCTGGCCTTGGGCTCGGATTCGCTGATCCAGCCATCGACGCCACCGGCAATCTGTTCATCGAATTCCGCTCAATGTCAGCACATGCACCGCCGCAGGTTCTGGTGTTGGTTCCCAACGCCTATGGGTTCCGCGAGATAGGTCAGGATCTAATCAACATCGAACTTGTCGGCCCCGGCGCAGACGGCAGGTATGCGCTCCTGCACTCGATGAACGACTGCACACCGTCCTGCGCCGAAGGAACCTGGACGGAAGAAACTCTGACGTGGGACGGGAGCAGCTACGTCGCGTGA
- a CDS encoding HPr family phosphocarrier protein, whose product MPSKTVTVGSSIGLHARPAAIIAEAAVNAGVPVTLSVDGGEPVDAGSALMIMTLGAGNGAQVTVESEDEGALNTIAGLVEQDLDA is encoded by the coding sequence ATGCCCAGCAAGACCGTCACCGTCGGCTCGTCCATCGGACTGCACGCCCGACCCGCGGCCATCATCGCCGAGGCCGCCGTCAACGCCGGTGTACCTGTCACGCTCTCGGTCGACGGCGGTGAGCCCGTGGACGCCGGCTCAGCGCTGATGATCATGACCCTCGGAGCCGGGAACGGCGCGCAGGTCACCGTCGAATCCGAAGACGAGGGCGCGCTCAACACCATCGCCGGCCTGGTCGAGCAGGACCTCGACGCCTAA
- a CDS encoding fructose-specific PTS transporter subunit EIIC, translating to MTSSTSSPPIITTDLVLLDTDVEGDKQAVITRMANSFAAAGRTNDADGLIGAAMAREAQSATGLPGGIAIPHCRSPYVDTPTIGFARLRPPVDFGAPDGPADLAFLIAAPDSGGQEHMKLLSSLARALVRKDFVASLRAASSDAEVVELVEGVVNPAPAAAPAAAAPAAAPVAEKRAKSIVAITACPTGIAHTYMAADALAAAAKEAGVTFVVETQGSSGSTPLPVETIANADAVIFATDVGVKDKGRFAGKPVVASGVKRAINEPAKMIAEAVAASDNPNAARVEGSGAAASDAPSGNVGWGTRTRQILLTGVSYMIPFVAAGGLLIALGFLFGGYEITETGNDIALNNSLTNLPEGGLTQYLGAILFTLGGLAFGFLVPALAGYISFAIADRPGIAPGFTAGALAVFVGGGFIGGIAGGVIAGFTALWISNIKVPQWLRGLMPVVIIPLGASLVVGLIMFFLIGRPLALINTGLTNWLNGMTGTSAILLGVILGLMMCFDLGGPVNKAAYAFATAGLAAATTASFEIMATVMAAGMVPPLAMALATTIRPGLFSEPERENGRAAWLLGASFISEGAIPFAAADPLRVIPSMMLGGAVTGALCQGFGVTLRAPHGGIFVFFAIGNLLWFMIALVAGTVVAAFAVVAAKQFIKPGAKSESELVAA from the coding sequence ATGACAAGCTCCACTTCCTCACCACCGATCATCACGACCGATCTGGTGCTGCTCGACACCGACGTCGAGGGTGACAAACAGGCCGTGATCACCCGGATGGCCAACAGCTTCGCCGCCGCGGGCCGCACCAACGACGCCGACGGGCTGATCGGCGCCGCGATGGCGCGCGAGGCACAGTCCGCGACCGGCCTTCCCGGCGGGATCGCGATTCCGCACTGCCGCTCGCCGTATGTCGACACCCCGACCATCGGGTTCGCGCGGTTGCGTCCGCCGGTGGACTTCGGCGCCCCCGACGGCCCGGCCGACCTGGCGTTCCTGATCGCCGCACCGGACTCCGGCGGCCAGGAGCACATGAAGCTGCTGTCCAGTCTGGCAAGAGCATTGGTACGCAAGGACTTCGTCGCATCGCTGCGCGCCGCCTCCAGCGACGCCGAGGTGGTCGAACTCGTCGAAGGGGTGGTCAACCCCGCCCCGGCCGCCGCACCCGCCGCGGCAGCACCCGCGGCCGCGCCCGTCGCGGAGAAGCGCGCCAAGTCGATCGTGGCGATCACCGCCTGCCCGACCGGCATCGCCCACACCTACATGGCCGCCGACGCGCTGGCCGCCGCGGCCAAGGAGGCAGGCGTCACCTTCGTCGTCGAGACGCAAGGATCCTCGGGCAGCACTCCGCTGCCGGTCGAGACTATCGCCAACGCCGACGCCGTCATCTTCGCCACCGACGTCGGGGTCAAGGACAAGGGCCGGTTCGCCGGTAAGCCCGTCGTCGCCTCCGGCGTCAAGCGCGCCATCAACGAGCCGGCCAAGATGATCGCCGAAGCCGTTGCAGCGTCGGACAATCCGAACGCGGCCAGGGTCGAGGGCTCGGGTGCGGCTGCCTCGGACGCGCCGTCGGGCAACGTCGGCTGGGGCACCCGGACGCGGCAGATCCTGCTGACCGGCGTGAGCTACATGATCCCGTTCGTCGCGGCGGGCGGTCTGCTGATCGCGCTGGGCTTCCTGTTCGGCGGCTACGAGATCACCGAGACCGGCAATGACATCGCGCTGAACAACTCGCTGACCAACCTGCCCGAGGGCGGTCTGACCCAGTACCTGGGCGCCATCCTGTTCACCCTGGGAGGGTTGGCCTTCGGCTTCCTGGTGCCCGCGCTGGCCGGCTACATCTCGTTCGCGATCGCCGACCGTCCCGGTATCGCACCGGGCTTCACCGCGGGTGCACTCGCGGTCTTCGTCGGCGGCGGCTTCATCGGCGGCATCGCCGGCGGTGTGATCGCCGGTTTCACCGCCTTGTGGATCAGCAATATCAAAGTCCCGCAATGGCTCCGCGGCCTGATGCCGGTGGTCATCATCCCGTTGGGCGCGTCCCTGGTCGTCGGCCTCATCATGTTCTTCCTGATCGGCCGTCCGCTGGCGTTGATCAACACCGGCCTGACCAACTGGCTCAACGGGATGACGGGCACCTCCGCGATCCTGCTCGGCGTCATCCTCGGCCTGATGATGTGCTTCGATCTGGGCGGCCCGGTCAACAAGGCGGCCTACGCCTTCGCCACCGCCGGCTTGGCGGCAGCCACCACCGCGTCCTTCGAGATCATGGCGACCGTGATGGCCGCAGGCATGGTTCCGCCGCTGGCGATGGCACTGGCCACCACCATCCGCCCGGGACTGTTCAGCGAGCCCGAGAGAGAGAACGGCCGCGCGGCGTGGCTGCTGGGCGCGTCGTTCATCTCCGAAGGCGCGATCCCGTTCGCGGCAGCCGACCCGCTGCGGGTCATCCCGTCGATGATGTTGGGCGGGGCGGTCACCGGCGCGCTGTGCCAGGGATTCGGCGTGACGCTGCGGGCCCCCCACGGCGGCATCTTCGTGTTCTTCGCAATCGGCAACCTGCTGTGGTTCATGATCGCTCTCGTGGCGGGCACCGTCGTCGCTGCGTTCGCGGTCGTCGCCGCCAAGCAGTTCATCAAGCCCGGCGCCAAGTCCGAATCCGAACTCGTCGCCGCCTGA
- a CDS encoding 1-phosphofructokinase family hexose kinase translates to MIVTVTPNPSIDRTVALPTPLTRGAVHRVTSVTSQAGGKGVNVARVLTLAGIEAVAVLPAAANDPLLSALQVAGVSYQVVPTTEPARTNLTITEPDGTTTKVNEPGGALDAAGVQALTDAVLAAADGADWVVMSGSLPPGVPTSWYGDVVALLAAKPCKVAVDTSDAPLEALVASLDRGAPDLIKPNAEELAGVLGYSPQALEAAVAQGDPEPVVAAARQLIDKGVGAVLATLGAAGAVLVDANGAWMATPPPIVPRSTVGAGDSSLAGYIRAEVGGAVPPQRLQMAVAYGSGAAALPGTTLPSPAEIDLNAVQVSPISSIPANQ, encoded by the coding sequence GTGATCGTCACCGTCACCCCCAACCCGAGCATCGACCGGACCGTCGCACTGCCGACGCCGCTGACCCGCGGCGCCGTGCACCGGGTCACGTCGGTCACGAGCCAGGCCGGCGGCAAGGGCGTCAACGTGGCCCGCGTGCTGACGCTCGCCGGTATCGAGGCCGTCGCGGTGCTGCCTGCCGCCGCCAATGATCCGCTGCTCAGCGCGCTGCAGGTGGCCGGAGTGTCCTACCAGGTGGTGCCGACCACCGAACCCGCACGCACCAACCTGACCATCACCGAACCCGACGGCACCACGACCAAGGTCAACGAGCCGGGTGGGGCCCTGGACGCCGCAGGGGTGCAGGCGCTGACCGACGCCGTGCTCGCCGCCGCCGACGGCGCGGACTGGGTGGTGATGTCGGGTTCACTGCCGCCCGGGGTACCGACCAGCTGGTACGGCGACGTGGTCGCGCTGCTCGCCGCGAAGCCATGCAAGGTCGCCGTCGACACCTCGGATGCGCCGCTGGAAGCGTTGGTCGCATCGCTGGACCGTGGCGCCCCCGACCTGATCAAGCCGAACGCCGAGGAGCTGGCCGGGGTGCTGGGCTACTCGCCGCAGGCGCTGGAAGCCGCTGTGGCACAGGGCGATCCGGAACCCGTTGTGGCCGCGGCCCGACAGCTGATCGACAAGGGTGTCGGCGCGGTGCTCGCCACCCTCGGCGCCGCCGGCGCGGTGCTCGTCGATGCAAACGGCGCCTGGATGGCCACGCCGCCACCGATCGTCCCACGCAGCACCGTGGGCGCCGGCGACTCGTCGCTGGCCGGATACATCCGCGCCGAAGTGGGGGGCGCCGTCCCGCCGCAGCGGCTACAGATGGCCGTCGCCTACGGCAGCGGCGCGGCCGCCCTACCGGGTACCACGCTGCCGAGTCCCGCCGAGATCGACCTCAATGCAGTTCAGGTTTCCCCGATCTCATCGATTCCCGCCAACCAGTGA
- a CDS encoding helix-turn-helix transcriptional regulator encodes MTNRSDQTLIDEEHATDDGAQGLAAADLAGQVMRLLQQALDASEIDQKGLADKLGVTQGRVSQVINGDGNMKIAAVARYLRALGYETHLAASPLISGLPALPLESRRPPAAASQSAVTEQRYVARLPKRRRVKAKNA; translated from the coding sequence ATGACCAACCGATCCGACCAGACCTTGATCGATGAGGAACACGCCACAGACGATGGCGCCCAAGGGCTCGCCGCGGCCGACCTGGCCGGTCAAGTGATGCGTCTATTGCAACAAGCGCTCGACGCTTCCGAGATAGACCAGAAGGGCCTCGCCGACAAGCTCGGCGTCACCCAAGGGCGGGTCTCGCAGGTCATCAACGGCGACGGCAACATGAAGATCGCGGCAGTCGCTCGCTATTTGCGCGCACTCGGCTACGAAACGCATCTCGCCGCCTCACCCCTCATCTCAGGCCTTCCGGCACTCCCCCTTGAGTCACGTCGCCCGCCTGCCGCTGCCTCGCAGTCAGCAGTGACCGAGCAGCGCTATGTTGCACGTCTGCCGAAGCGCCGTCGAGTAAAGGCCAAGAATGCCTGA